The window ATTCATATTTGCTTAATAATTCTCTAACTTCCATTTCAACAAGCTCTAATAATTCAGCATCATCAACCATATCTTGTTTATTTAAGAAAACAACGATATATGGAACACCAACTTGTCTTGAAAGTAGAATATGCTCTCTAGTTTGTGGCATAGGACCATCAGCAGCAGATACAACAAGAATAGCACCATCCATTTGAGCTGCACCAGTAATCATATTTTTTACATAGTCAGCATGTCCTGGACAATCCACATGCGCATAGTGACGATTTTCTGTTTCATACTCAATGTGAGAAGTTGCGATTGTAATACCTCTTTCTTTTTCTTCAGGGGCATTATCTATATTGTCATAATCTTTTAATTCAGCAAGACCTTTTAATGACAAAACAGCAGAAATAGCTGCACTTAGTGTTGTTTTACCATGATCGACATGCCCAATTGTTCCAACATTAACATGTGGTTTATTTTTAACAAATTTTTCTTTTGCCATGTTTTTTCTCCTTATTAAATTTACATAAAAAACTGGAGCCCACAAGCGGGATTGAACCGCCGACCTCTTCCTTACCAAGGAAGTGCTCTACCCCTGAGCTATATGGGCATACTAAAAAATATTTGGAAACTTTGAAAATATTATAACGAAGCGTTCAACATTTCAGCTCCCAGAATATATACTAATCTTTTTGGAGCGGGAGACGGGGCTCGAACCCGCGACCCTCAGCTTGGAAGGCTGATGCTCTAGCCAACTGAGCTACTCCCGCATCACTCATATTTAAACAATGGTGGTGAGTCGTGGATTCGAACCACGGAAGGTAAAAACCAGCAGATTTACAGTCTGCCCTCGTTGGCCACTTGAGTAACTCACCCAAAAATATTAAAACTGGTAACACACTGATAAAATATAAATTAAAGTGTATGGAGCTGGTTAAGGGACTTGAACCCCCGGCCTGCTGCTTACAAGGCAGCTGCTCTACCAACTGAGCTAAACCAGCATAGAATCTAAAAGTCTGTATTCTATCAAAATAGTTTTATAAATGTCAATAACAAAATATCTTTAATGAAATATGTATCATCTTTTATTGCTTTTAAGCAGAAACTTTTAAAAAAAGTAGATTACTGTTTTAATTACATATATAAAAGGAGATTCTGATGCATAACCCTATATGGAGTGCAGTTGGGATTATGCTGTTCATTGTTTTATCGGTAAAATTTTGGTGGTTATGGTTGATTTTATTGTTTTATTTATTGCATATATTGTGATACGAATTTTAACTTTTTCCTAAAGACACCTTATTGGTGTCTTTAATTCTATTGAAACTCTGGCTTTGGTGTATCTAGAGTTTGTGCTGGAAGCATAGGATAGATTATCTCTGGCTTTGTTCCTGTTAGAGAATTGAAAAATGTTTCTATCTTTTTTGCTTCTCCATCGCTTATTTCAACCCCTAATTGAATGCTTGCCATTTCTTTTATAGCATCTTTTACATCCCAATATTGACCATTATGGAAATATGGCATAGTTTCTAGTATATTCCTTAATGTAGGTGTTTTTACCATGCCATCTTTATTGCCACTAAATCCACCAACATTTGCAAATTTATATTCTTTTGCAACTCCAAGTGGTTGCAGTGTTCCACCTAAGTTTATATCATTATGACAAGCAACACAACCTTTATCTATAAACAATTCTAGTCCCTCTTGTTCTTGTGTGCTTAAAGCCTTAGTATTACCGCGTAAAAAATCATCATATCTAGATGGTGTAACTAAAGTTTTTTCAAATATAGCAATAGTGTCTGCAATAATATCAAAATCGATTTTTACATTATTACCATAAGCTTTTTTAAATGCTATTACATATTCTGGTATGGAAGTAATTTTTGCAATTATGACTTCTGGCTTTGCATTCATCTCTGGTGCAGCCTGCATAGGACCTTTTGCTTGATCTTGAAGGTGAGCACTTCTTCCATCCCAAAATTGTGATGAATTAAATACTGAGTTATAAACCGTTGGTGAATTTAAATGTTGTAGATTCATAGTCCATTTATGCCCAATAGCAGCAGGAACAACATCTGTTCCACCTAAGCCCAAATTATGACAAGTATTACAAGAAATTAAATTAGAACTTGAGATTCTAGGGTCAAAATATAATTTTTTTCCTAATTCAATTTTTAATTGATTTTGTTTAGTATTACCTGTAATTTTGTCAAGTTCAGCACCAGTTGGCATAGGTTTTAACCCTGAATCTAATGCTTTTTTTACTAAATCTCCTCCACTGGCACCAAATGCAATTGTTGCCCCAAATAACATTGAACTAACCATGATAGCAATTTTCATACTAACCTCCTACTTTAAAAAAATAATTTATATTATATATTTTTTTATTACTTAAAATAATTAAATAAAATAAATTATTTTTTTAAGAAAGTAGAAATATTATTTTGTTAAGATTCCAAATATTTACAAAATTTAAATCAAAGATTCATAAAAAGTGGAAGCAAAATTTATCTCTCTAGCAATTGAAACGTACAAAATAACACTGATTGTATCACTACCATTATTGCTTACTGGGCTGATTGTAGGACTAATAGTAAGTATATTTCAAGCAACTACACAAATAAATGACGCTACACTATCTTTCATACCAAAAATTTTAGCAATCATTGCTGTATTGATTTTTACAATGCCTTGGATGTTAAATATGATAACTGATTACACTAGAATCTTATTTAATATGATTCCGGATTTTCCATTTTAAATATCAGACATTTTAATAATGATAGAAAAAATAGTAGATTTTAAAAAATATTCAAGTATCAAAATTGGTGGAATAAAAAAGTTAAAAATAGCACAAACTATCAATGAAGCACTGATCCTATCAAAAACACATGTCTTACTTGGTAAAGCAAGCAATACACTAATATCACCTGATGCTAAGAATCTTTTTTGTCTTGGTGATGAATTTGACTATATAAAAGAAAATGATGATTTTATAGAAATTGGTGCAAAAAGTAGTGCAAGAAAAGCCTTTTTGTATTTTAGGGAGCAGAATCTAAAAGGTGCAGAATTGTTAGGCTCAATACCTGGAAGCATTGGCGGTGTAATAAAAATGAATGCAGGCATAAAAGAATATGAAATAAAAGATTCTATTGTTTCTGTGAATATAAATGGAGAATGGATAGAATCTAATAATATAGATTTTTCTTATAGGCATAGTAATATTGATGGTGTAATTATTGCAACAAGATTCAAAAAAGAAAAAGGTTTTAGATTTGAATTAGAAGATTTATTTAAAGATATGAGAAAAAATCAGCCAAAAGAACCTAGCCTTGGGAGTTGCTTTAAAAATCCAAAAGAAATGCATGCAGGAAAACTTCTTGATATATCAAATCTAAAGGGATTTAAAATAGGCGACATGGCTTTTAGTAAAAAACATGCAAATTTTATGGTAAATCTCGGAAATGGAAACTTTGATGATGCGATAAAATTAATCAATCTTGCACAAAATGAAATCTATGAAAAACACAAAATAGCATTAAAAACTGAAATTATTATCATCAAGGGAGAATAAATTTTGAAAATCTTATTTGTATGTTTAGGCAATATATGCCGCTCACCTCTTGCTGAAGGTATCGCAAGAGAATATATAAAAAACAAGAATCTAAATATTGAAGTAGATTCTTGTGGGACTAGCGGATGGCATATAGATGAACCACCAGATAGAAGATCTATTGATATTGCAAAAAAATATGGTATTGATATAAGCAAACTAAAAGGAAGACAAATTAGTGTTTATAGTGATGCAAATTGGGATTATTATATTGTGATGGATGAAAGTAATAAAAGAGATTTAATTAATATGGGATTTCAAAAAGAAAAAATCAAAAAGTTAGGAGAGTTTGGAGCAAATAATGCGGATGTGCCTGACCCGTATAACTACAAAGATATGCAAGGATTTGAAAATGTGTTTAATATGATTAATTCTTGTATAAATAATATGTTTGATTCGAAAACAAAAATCATTTAATTATTATTTGTTACAAAATGTAAAATTGATATTATTTACAAACAATACACATATTCATTAAATACAAGTATCAGTTACAATTACTCGCAAAATAAATTTATTTAAGGTTTATAATGTATGAATTATGATGATTTAAGTCCATTATTTACAATGCTAAATGAAACTCAAATTGAAGTATTGAAAAATGGATATGATATTTTATTGTCAAATATCAAGCTAGATTACCAAAGCGATATTAGCGTAGATAATACAATATTAGTTGTTGGTGAAAATGAACTAGCAAATGACTTTATAAATAAAACAAAAGATAAATTTAATATCACGCAAAAACCATATATCGAACAATATGGCGGAATAATTGGTGATTTTATATCTATAGTAGAAGATGAAGAAATACATACTGCACAAATTGTATTTTTTATCAAGATAGAATTAGATTCTAGAATCTTAGATAAAACAACACAGCTTGGAATCCACTTTGTAAATAGCTATGAAAATATAGATTCTATGGCTAAAGAAATAGAAAATCTAATCGGTGATTTTACATACGAAAATACGATTTTATTTGATGAAAATAAATGCCAATACCATCATAGAGATAAAACTGCAAATTCATATTGTAGCGAGTGTGAAAGTGTATGTCCAACATTTGCTATAACAAAAGATGACAAAGCAAAAGAATTGAGATTTTCAAATATAGATTGTATATTTTGCGGAAAATGCGTTGGAATATGTCCAAGTGGTGCTATGCAAAAGGCAAATGCTCCATTGATTGAGATAACAAAAGCAGCACAGAATTATCAAGATAAGATTCCGCTTATTCTTAGCAAACAAGATATAGAATCTTTCATAGATTCTAATATTGATATAAAAGATTCTAGTGTGACACCATTTGTCCTTCCAAATATAAATATGCTAAATGAAGTGTATTTTATATCTATTTTGCAAACAACTAGCACACAATGTATTTTATATGGAAATATAGAATCTAATTTAAAAGATTCTATTGATTTTATAAATGACTTGTATGAAAGAATATGCAACAAAAAAGCAATATATTTGCACAATGAAATCAAATCTTATAAAAACCTAGAAATAGAGAATCTTCCAAAATACCACTACATTGCAGAATCTAATGAATTTAATAGAGAAATTTTTAAAGAAAGGGTAAAATTTCTCATAAAAGATAATGATTATGGTAATCTTGCAAATAGAGCAAGTATAAAATATACAGATTTAAAGATTGATTCAGATAATTGCACGCTTTGCATGTCTTGCGTAGAATCTTGCAATACAAAAGCACTCATTAACTCAAAAGATAATTTTGAATTATTATTAAATCCTTCGCTTTGCACTGCTTGCAGACTATGTGTAGATATTTGCCCAGAATCTATAATAAAAATGCCACTTGATGGAATAAGGTTAAATAATACATTTTTCACCTATAATACAAAAGCAAAAGATGAACCATTTAAATGCGTAGAATGCGGTAAAATCTTTGCAAGTACAAAATCCATCAAAAAAGTGCAAAATTTGATGTTTCCAGTCTTTAAAAATGATGAAATCAAACAAAAATCAATTCTTTGTTGCGGTGATTGCAAAGTAAAAATAATGTTTAGAACAAATTGAAGGTATATTTTATGTTAAAGAAAAAACAAGATTCACAAAACAATCAAAATGAAGCAATAGAACGTGCCAGAATCTTATATTATGATTTTTTTGCTGGATTATTTTTGTATGACTTATTGATAAATAGAAAAGATTTACTATTAGAGCAAGTAAAGATTCTAAAAACACAACCTTTAAATGATGGTGATTTAGTATTTTTTGAAGCATTAGAAAATGAAATTCAAACTAATGGAATAAAAAATATTTTATTTGAATATACTAGATTTTTTATGCTTCCATTTGATGTAAATGAAAATGTATCAATAAATAGATTGGCAAAAAAAAGAGATAAAAACGAAAAAAAAGAAAAAAGCGCCTCCCAAATAATTCTATATTTGTCATATTATTTAGATGGCACGATAGCAGGCAATGGCTTGTCAATAGCAAAAGAAAAAGTAAGAAAAAGTAAAGTTAGATTGAATGAAAAAGAATTTAAAGAAAATGAAGAACATATAGGTTTTCTTTTTGTATTTAGTAAATATCTGTTACAAAACAATGAAAACTCTTTGCAAAATGAAGTTTTTAAAGATTGCATAATACCAATGAAAGATAAAATTATAGAAAATATAAACAATAAATATCTAGATTCTATGTATTACAATATAGCAAATCTAATGAAGAGTTTTTTAGATTTTGAGATGGCTTTTAATGTGAAAAGTTAAATCAAGTAGAGTTTTTTTAAAAGAAGATTCTACTGGGTTTAACCCGCTAATTCACATAAAAGGAGAAATATGTCAAAAGAGAGACGAAACTTTCTCAAAGCTACTGCTAAAGCAGGGGCGATAACAGCAGTTGCTGGCATTGCAATAACTGCTTGTTCAAACACAAAAGTAGAACAAAAAGAAGTAGCAAAGGGTAAGTCAAGAAAACAAGAAGTACTTTATCAAAAAAGTAAATACTGGGATTCTTATTACAAGGTAGCATATTAAAGGTTTAAAATGAAAGAAGGGAGTGAAAATGAGTGATAATAGAAATATGCAAAATAGACGAGCATTTCTAAAACTTTCTTTACTTGGCTCTGCAATAGGAGTATCTCAAGTATTAGGTAGTGAAGAAAATAGAGTTTTAAGACAGGCAACTCATCAAGAATTAAAAGAAAATTTTCCAAATTCTAAGAGAATAAAGACAATATGCACACATTGTTCGGTTGGCTGTGGAATCATTGCTGAAGTTGTTGATGGAATCTGGGTGCGTCAAGAAGTAGCACAAGATCATCCAGTATCACAAGGTGGTCATTGCTGCAAAGGTGCAGATATGATTGATAGAGTTAGAAGCACAACTAGACTTAGATATCCTATAGAAAAAGTAAATGGTGTATGGCAAAAAACATCATGGGACAACTCTATGGATAAAATTGCTAAAAAAATTACTGAAATTAGAGAAAAGTATGGTCCAGATAGCCTTATGCTTATTGGAAGTGCTAAAGTTAGTAATGAACAAAGCTATTATGTTAGAAAGTTTGCAGCATTTTTAGGAACAAATAATATAGATCATCAAGCTAGAATCTGACACTCTCCAACAGTCGCTGGTGTGGCGAATACATTTGGATATGGTGGAATGACAAACCATATAGCTGATATGATGAATTCTAAATTTATCTTTATCATTGGTGCAAATCCGGCAGTAAATCACCCTGTTAGTATGGTGCATTTTTTACGTGCAAAAGAAGCGGGCGCAAAAATAGTATGCGTAGATCCATATTATAGTAAAACTGCAGCAAAAGCTGATGAATTTATTAGAATAAGAAGTGGAACTGATGTAGCACTAGTTTATGGAATGATTAATGTAATAGTAGAAAATAACCTACACGATAAACAATACCTAAAAGATCGTGTATATGGCTATGAAGAAATATTTAAAGAAGCAAAAAAATATACTCCTGAAGTAGTAGCAGATATTACAGGGATTCCAAGTGAGACAATTATTAGAATTGCAAAAGAAATGGCTAAAGCAAAACCAGCAAGCTTAGTGTGGAATCAAGGTCTAACACAACATACAGTTGGCACAAACAATACAAGAGTTATGCCTATTTTACAAATGATATTAGGAAACATAGGTAAAAAAGGTGGTGGTGTAAATATCTTAAGAGGACATGATAATGTTCAAGGTGCTAGCGATATGAACAACCTTGCAGATTCACTTCCTGGATATTATGGACTTGGCGAAGGTCCTTGGAGACATTTTTGCAAACATTGGTATGTAGATTATGAATGGATGAAAAGTCGCTTCAAAAGTAAAGAGATGATGGAGAAAACCGGCTATGCACTATCTACTTGGCGATTTGGTGTGCTTGATGAGGAAAATTATGCAAACAATGCAGATACACAAATCAAAGCACTTATTGTTATTGGTAATGGAATCTCAACTACAACCTTACTCGATAAAACAAAAGAAGCACTTGATAAACTAGAATTATTAGTATTTATCGATCCTTATGTAAATGATGTAGCTGTAGTAACTGATAGAAAAGATAATCTTTTCTTATTACCTGCTGCTTCACAAATGGAAACAAGTGGTTGTGTCGCTGCTACAAATCGTGGATATCAATGGAGATATCAAGTAATCAAACCTATGTTTGAATGCAGAGAAGACCATGAGATTCTATTTGATTTAGCAGAGAGACTTGGATTTAAAGAACAATATCAAAGAGCTCTATATGAAAATGCTAAAAAAGATGGTAGAAGCGAATTTATTTGGCCTGATGATGCAACAACAGAAATGGCACAAAGCATTAGAAGCATAGGATTGCAAGGACTTAGTGCAAAAAGATTAAAAGAGCATTGTGATAATTGGCATATGTTTGATAGCGTAACATTAGAAGGAAAAGGACCTATGAAAGGACAATATTACGCACTACCTTGGCCTTGCTGGAGTGAAAAACACCCAGGAACTCCAATAATGTATGCTGATGATTTACCTGTTATGAAAGGTGGTATGGGCTTTAGGGTAAATTGGGGCATAACTGCACCTGATGGAACAAATATGATGAGCTTAAGAGGCTTACCAGATTCCAAAATTAAAGGACATCCTGCTATCACTGCGGATAATATAGAAAGTGTCCTTGGTATAAAACTTACAAAAGAAGAGAAAGAAAAAGTAAAAGGCACTACATTTGCAACTGATAATTCAAACATATTAGTTGAAAAAGCACTAGAAGCAGGAGTTTGTCCATATGGAAATGGAAAAGCTAGGATGGTTGTTTGGAATTGGTATGATAAGATTCCACTACATAGAGAGCCTTTGCATAGCTTTAGGAATGATTTAATAAAACAATATCCAACATTCCCAGATAAAAAAGATTTATTTAGAGCAAATATAAAATATATCTCAAGACAAACACAAAAAGATTGGAAGAGTGAATATCCGCTAAATATGCTAACAGGAAGATTAGTCGCGCATATGGGAACTGGAACTGAAACTAGAAGTGCAAAATATCTAGCTGAAATCCAACATGAAATGTTTGTAGAAATTCACCCAGATACAGCACTAAATCTAGGTGTTAGAGATGGTGATATGGTATGGGTACATGGTACTTCTGGAACAAAGATTCTAGTAAAAGCTAGACATTCATATAGAGTTGATGAAAGTAGCGTTTTCTTGCCACAAAATTTCTCTGGTGTATATTCAGGTAAAAGCCTACTTGATAAATATCCACAAGGGACAGAACCTTATGCTATAGGTGAAGCTGTAAGCCTTATAACTAGCTATGGATTTGATTATAATACTGCATGTCCTGAAACAAAATGTGGATTATGTAGAATTGAGAAAGCATAAGGGAGGTAATAAATGAGTGAATTAACTAGCGGTGGATTTAATGCTACAAATCATGCAAGAATAAAATTTTATTGTGATGAATTACGATGTATTGACTGCCATGGTTGTGATGTAGCCTGCAAAGAAGCTCATCACTTACCTGTTGGTGTAAATAGAAGACGTGTAATATCAATAAATGACGGAATCGTTGGCAAAGAAAAATCAATCTCTATTGCTTGTATGCATTGCTCTGATGCACCATGCGCACAAGTTTGTCCTGTAGATTGCTTTTATATTAGAGCAGATGGAATCGTATTGCATGATAAAAAAACTTGTATAGGCTGTGGATATTGCTTATATGCTTGTCCTTTTGGGGCACCTCAATTCCCAAAATCAGATGTATTTGGTAGCAGAGGAACGATGGATAAATGTACATTTTGTGCTGGTGGTCCAGAAGAGACATTTAGCCAAGAAGAATATAAATTATATGGACAAAATAGAATCGCAGAAGGAAAAGTGCCAATGTGTGCTTCAATGTGTTCAACAAAAGCGTTACTTGCTGGAAATAGTGATGAAGTAAATCATATCATTAGAACAAGAGTTACTAAAAAAGGTCAAAATTCACATACATCATCATATATGTGGAGTGCACCTTATAAAGAATAAGGGATAAAAATGAGATTAGTGAAATTATTATTATTGTGTATTATTATGACTATCTCACAAGCCGCTGAAGAGGGATTTAAAGGTGCAATAGATTTAGAATACAACAAACATATTTATGGCAAAAATCAATTAGAAGCTATAAAAAACTGGGGGCTTGATACATCTAGTGCAGGTGTATCACTAGGTAATACCCTTGATTTTGTAGGTGGCAGTATAGATCCATTTACAAGTGGAGAAAAAATAGGTGGAATTAGAGGAATAAGCGGACTTGGTGAATTATTTACAATACTACAAAACAAGTATTTTAAGATAATATTTTTTGCCATTATTATATTAACTCCGCTAGCATTTTTTGGACATTTTATGATAGTTGGACAAAGAAAGTTTAATCATCATCAAAAATTACAAGTATTCTCAAAATTTAATATTATTGTCCATTGGGGTGCTGCTGTGCCATTTGTGCTAATATGCATTACAGGTTTGATTATGGTATTTGGAGCAAATCTTGGCGGTGGAGCATTTGTTAGATTTGCAAGAGATGTGCATGGTATTGCTACACCAATATTTGCTGTCTTTGGAATCATGATGTTTTCTATGTGGTTTAAAGAATGTCTATTTAAAAAATATGATATTGATTGGTTTAAGATTATGGGTGGATATCTAAGTCAAGAAAATAAGCCTATTCCTGCTGGAAAATTTAATGCTGGACAAAAAATGTGGTTTTGGATAGCCACAATTGGCGGGGGTATTATGGTGCTAAGTGGTGGAATTATGTATTTTCAATACACAGATATCAATACTCTAAGATTAGTAGCTATCATCCATAATGTAGTTGGTTTTTTAGTCATAGCAATGTTAATAACTCATATTTACATGAGCTTATTTGCGATAGAAGGCGCGATTGAATCAATTATCAATGGGAAAATGGGTGAAGAAGAACTATCAATTCTACACAGCATTTATTATAAAGAATTGGTAGATTCTAATAGATTGAATTCAATGAGAGTTGCACATTGAAATGACTGCTGTGCAAAAACACACAATTTGCGTGCCAATTATCAAAATCGATGATAATGGCATAGCAAATACAAATGATACAATAATAAAAGAAGACCGCGTAAATCTATACCTCAATGGTTCAAAAATAATCTCTACAATGTGTATCTTAAAAGATCAAGATTACCATGCTGTTGGATTTTTGATGAGTGAAGGTGTGATTGAAAATATAGATGATATAAAAGACATACAAGTATCTAAAGATGGATTAAATGTATATATCAATGCAAAAATTAATGATGATAATATATCTAATCTATTTCATGAAAAGACACTTACTTCTGGTTGCTGTGTAGGAGTGAGTGCAAATTTTGAAGGTAAAATTATAGAAAAATTTTTATCTCAAAAAGCAGAATTTAGCCTAGAACAAATAAGATTATATTTAAGTGAGTTTCAAAATAATACAGATTTATTTTCTAAAACTGGTTGCACTCATAAAGCTATGTTATTTTATGATAACAAAAAGCTTAGCAGCGAAGATATAGGTAGGCATAATGCAATTGATAAAGTATTAGGAAAAGCAAGAATGCTAAAAGCCAATATAAGCGAATCTATCCTTATTGTTAGTGGAAGATTATCTATGGAAATGGTGATAAAATGTGCTATGCATAATGTGCCAATAGTGATATCAAATGCAGCCACAACAGCACTTGGAATCAAATCTGCACAGAATCTAGGCATCACACTAATTGGATTTGCAAGAAATAATAATATGAATATCTACACTCATAGTAATAGAATCATATTGCCTAAAAAATTAGGCTAGATTCTGGTTATACTTTTTTTGTAATTTTATTTGCAAGTATAAAAAATAAAACAATAATTATAATTCCAACAATTGGAAAAATATAAGGGTTTGAATATTTATCATATAGATTTCTAATAATATCACCCATTGCATAGCTAAATCCACCAATAAGAATACCCCATACAAATGAAGCAAAAAAGTTATATATCAAAAATTTCTTACTATCAAATTTACTAAATCCAATCACAAGAGGAATGATAGTCTTAATACCATATAAATATTTATGAATAAAAATAATCAAATAGCTATATTTTTTTATCCAAATATGGCTTAAAGCAATTTTTCTTCTATGAGCAGAAAAATACTTCATCACTTCTTTTTTTTGATACCTAGCCATATAAAACAACAAGCTAGAACCAATAAAATTAGCAATAGAGGCGATGAATATGCAAACATAAATATTTAGAGAATTTATAGATTCTATTACTCCGCTTGATAAGATAGAAGCAGCAATAAGAGCTACAAGCCCACCACCAAATGAATAAAAAAATAACACTGCATAGCCCCATATTCCTATTGATTGACTTAATGTTTCTAAAATAGATTCCAAGTTTTTAATCCTAAATAAAAATAAAATAGATTCTATCTAACATTTAGAGGCTGAAAGAAATATGTTTATTTAAATATCAAAATATTAATAAAATATTTCATATAGATTATTTGGAATGTAATTTGCTTTATAGTGCTTATATCACTTTAAGGATTGTTATGCAAAATGGATTTTACAATGCCACAGGCGGTATGGTTACACAATTTAACAGGCTTGATGTTATTTCAAATAATCTAGCTAATGCAAATACAAATGCATTTAAAAGAGATGATGTAGTTATTGGTGATTTTATGAGATTGTATGAAGAAGCAAAACACGAGCTTCCACTAGAAAACCACACAAGAGAATCTTCAAAGTTTTTAAATCGCACTTTAAATAGAGTTCCTATTGTAGTTATGGAATATAACGATATGAGTATAGGCAGTTTTAATAGGACTGAGAATCCACTTGATTTAGCACTTAGTAATCAAAATGCATTCTTTGCCATCCAAACACCAAATGGCGTGCGTTACACTAGAGATGGGTCTTTTAGCCTAAATGATAATGGAATCTTAGTAACAAAGCAAGGATATCCGGTATTATCAAATGCTGGAATTAATGAAGGTGGCACAATAAATATCAATCTATCAAGCAATAATATAGAAATTAGTAAAGATGGAAGTATATATGTAAGAGAACTAAATAGAGCTGATATAGGTGAAGCAGAGCCTATTG of the Helicobacter sp. MIT 99-5507 genome contains:
- a CDS encoding cytochrome-c peroxidase — translated: MVSSMLFGATIAFGASGGDLVKKALDSGLKPMPTGAELDKITGNTKQNQLKIELGKKLYFDPRISSSNLISCNTCHNLGLGGTDVVPAAIGHKWTMNLQHLNSPTVYNSVFNSSQFWDGRSAHLQDQAKGPMQAAPEMNAKPEVIIAKITSIPEYVIAFKKAYGNNVKIDFDIIADTIAIFEKTLVTPSRYDDFLRGNTKALSTQEQEGLELFIDKGCVACHNDINLGGTLQPLGVAKEYKFANVGGFSGNKDGMVKTPTLRNILETMPYFHNGQYWDVKDAIKEMASIQLGVEISDGEAKKIETFFNSLTGTKPEIIYPMLPAQTLDTPKPEFQ
- the fliQ gene encoding flagellar biosynthesis protein FliQ → MEAKFISLAIETYKITLIVSLPLLLTGLIVGLIVSIFQATTQINDATLSFIPKILAIIAVLIFTMPWMLNMITDYTRILFNMIPDFPF
- a CDS encoding UDP-N-acetylmuramate dehydrogenase, producing MIEKIVDFKKYSSIKIGGIKKLKIAQTINEALILSKTHVLLGKASNTLISPDAKNLFCLGDEFDYIKENDDFIEIGAKSSARKAFLYFREQNLKGAELLGSIPGSIGGVIKMNAGIKEYEIKDSIVSVNINGEWIESNNIDFSYRHSNIDGVIIATRFKKEKGFRFELEDLFKDMRKNQPKEPSLGSCFKNPKEMHAGKLLDISNLKGFKIGDMAFSKKHANFMVNLGNGNFDDAIKLINLAQNEIYEKHKIALKTEIIIIKGE
- a CDS encoding low molecular weight protein-tyrosine-phosphatase — protein: MKILFVCLGNICRSPLAEGIAREYIKNKNLNIEVDSCGTSGWHIDEPPDRRSIDIAKKYGIDISKLKGRQISVYSDANWDYYIVMDESNKRDLINMGFQKEKIKKLGEFGANNADVPDPYNYKDMQGFENVFNMINSCINNMFDSKTKII
- a CDS encoding 4Fe-4S dicluster domain-containing protein, yielding MNYDDLSPLFTMLNETQIEVLKNGYDILLSNIKLDYQSDISVDNTILVVGENELANDFINKTKDKFNITQKPYIEQYGGIIGDFISIVEDEEIHTAQIVFFIKIELDSRILDKTTQLGIHFVNSYENIDSMAKEIENLIGDFTYENTILFDENKCQYHHRDKTANSYCSECESVCPTFAITKDDKAKELRFSNIDCIFCGKCVGICPSGAMQKANAPLIEITKAAQNYQDKIPLILSKQDIESFIDSNIDIKDSSVTPFVLPNINMLNEVYFISILQTTSTQCILYGNIESNLKDSIDFINDLYERICNKKAIYLHNEIKSYKNLEIENLPKYHYIAESNEFNREIFKERVKFLIKDNDYGNLANRASIKYTDLKIDSDNCTLCMSCVESCNTKALINSKDNFELLLNPSLCTACRLCVDICPESIIKMPLDGIRLNNTFFTYNTKAKDEPFKCVECGKIFASTKSIKKVQNLMFPVFKNDEIKQKSILCCGDCKVKIMFRTN
- a CDS encoding molecular chaperone TorD family protein codes for the protein MLKKKQDSQNNQNEAIERARILYYDFFAGLFLYDLLINRKDLLLEQVKILKTQPLNDGDLVFFEALENEIQTNGIKNILFEYTRFFMLPFDVNENVSINRLAKKRDKNEKKEKSASQIILYLSYYLDGTIAGNGLSIAKEKVRKSKVRLNEKEFKENEEHIGFLFVFSKYLLQNNENSLQNEVFKDCIIPMKDKIIENINNKYLDSMYYNIANLMKSFLDFEMAFNVKS
- a CDS encoding twin-arginine translocation signal domain-containing protein produces the protein MSKERRNFLKATAKAGAITAVAGIAITACSNTKVEQKEVAKGKSRKQEVLYQKSKYWDSYYKVAY